A genome region from Urocitellus parryii isolate mUroPar1 chromosome X, mUroPar1.hap1, whole genome shotgun sequence includes the following:
- the LOC144250843 gene encoding RNA polymerase II subunit A C-terminal domain phosphatase SSU72-like — MPSHPLRVAVVCSNNLNRSMVAHRLLSKQGFNVRSFGTGAHVRLPGPAPGKQNVYDFRTTYDEMFHDLLRKDENFYAQNGILRMLDRNRRIKLRPERFQDCEDEFDLIFTCKELVYDQVVEVLNSREQVTCRPVHVINVDIVDNHREATRGGLIIWEICMCILHLSDMENDIDGMLQNFEKKTGKAFLHTVCFY, encoded by the exons ATGCCCTCCCACCC TCTGCGGGTGGCTGTCGTGTGCTCCAATAACCTGAACCGGAGCATGGTGGCGCACCGCCTCCTCAGCAAACAAGGATTCAATGTCCGGTCCTTTGGAACAGGAGCTCACGTGAGGCTTCCAGGACCAGCACCTGGCAAGCAAAATGTTTATGATTTCAGAACCACATATGATGAGATGTTCCACGATCTTCTTAGGAAGGATGAAAACTTCTATGCACAGAATGGCATTTTACGTATGTTAGACAGAAATAGGAGAATCAAGCTCCGGCCAGAAAGGTTCCAGGACTGTGAAGATGAGTTTGATTTGATCTTCACATGTAAAGAGCTAGTCTACGACCAGGTGGTGGAAGTTCTTAATTCCAGAGAACAGGTAACCTGCCGGCCAGTGCACGTGATCAACGTGGACATCGTGGACAACCATAGAGAGGCCACCCGGGGAGGGCTCATTATCTGGGAGATCTGCATGTGTATCCTGCACTTGAGTGACATGGAGAATGACATCGATGGCATGCTGCAAAATTTTGAGAAGAAGACTGGAAAGGCTTTCCTGCACACTGTCTGCTTTTACTGA